The Bos mutus isolate GX-2022 unplaced genomic scaffold, NWIPB_WYAK_1.1 CTG262, whole genome shotgun sequence genomic sequence AacagggaaaaatattttctgcatcATTATAGACTAGTAAGACAGGAGATCCAGAGAatcataagaaatattttataatgaatcTGCAGCTGATTGAGGGAGACAGTAGGGAGCTGAGAATAAAAATGGCCAACTATAAGTTATATGGTGTAAAGACATTTTATTATACATCTTGATATGCTGATGTCAAAACATGCTCTACTAGTCTTCCTCGATAGGGAAGAACAATAGTAGGTAtgggaataaaataaaactcttattGACATGACCCAGCTTTCAAAAGACATGCTTCTGAAATATACTTCTGGTATAAACATAACAAAACCATATTTCATGCCTGTatgattttagtatttttctgaTAGGAATATGCATGTAAGTACCCACTCTTGACAGGATGTGCTATTGAGGACCACTGAGTGTATTTCCTTTGCTATTTGTATTAACCACCAGAACTAAGTAAGGAAACCATGAAGAAAAAAGATAACTAGGGAATGATGGAGTTTCAGATCATACACAACAGAGGGCTTCCACTCCACCAGGAACTGGAGATCCATGAGATGTAAATACAGAAAGCAGAATAATATCATGGATGGCATTTATCATTTACACTGAAGGTCTCTTTATTTCTGATCATTTCTACAAGTGTGCATACAGAAATAACTGGAACATGTGTGTCTCAGACTGAATCTTCCAGGAACTCAGTTTCATATTTGACTCTATAAACACATATCTAAAAAAGTCACATCAATTCCTCAAGTCAACACTCCCTTTTCGAATCCTGCACCCCTGCTGGATCAGGTTTTTCAATCACACTGAGCTTATATCAGAAACCAGGGCTGTGTTTTCCCTTCATAATGGATGTATGACCTAGATTTCAGTTTTCAAGTGTCCAGAAGAAAGCTTCTGATAGAAGCAACCGACTACACAGTGTATTACAGAATTATGTGTTGGGACTCAGATGACCACACATGTCATCACCACAGTAAGGACAGGGGCTGGGGCTAACCCAAATCTTCCTGGGACGTTCTAAGTATGTAAGGATCACCCTCAGCTTAGCCTTTATCTGAGCAAATCTTTCCCGGTGAAGGACACCCAGAGAGCTGTAACTCTCCCGAGGGGCTGGATAAAGCTCTAGATTTAAATCAGGGAGCCTGTCAGTATGACGCAGGACACTCTCCAGGACAGCCATGGAGATGAGGTTTCCGCACATGGTGAGGACCCTAAGCTGGGAGCAGCAGCTCAGGGCAGGCAGAAAGCCCATGAGGTGGACGTCCGTGATCCCACACAGGTTTAAGTCCAGTTCTTCCAGAGTGCCTGCAACTTTCTCCAGCAGAACTTGAAGGAGCTTGGGATTAAAGTCGGTCAGGGTGACGCCACTAAGATTCAGGCCCTTCAGCTGACAGATTTTTGGACACCAGGACAGATGGGTCAGGTCTGATTCTGTAAGCAGGCAGTTGGTGATTGAGATGTTGTCCAAGGGGGTCTTCAAGcacctggggtggagggggggaaGAAGCAATTAGATGAGGGAAAGCAAAGTAGCAGTTGAGTTCCAGAGGAGGACTCAATGATTGGCCCAAAGCTGATACAGTTCAAATTCCAGAATGTCCAGTCTCATTCTAGGCTGAGTCCTGCCATTTTCTTAGTGTGACTGGATCACATTCACATGATCTTGAAAGCCgtctttcctcatctgtcaagcaGAGTACAGTACACTCTACTTCCTTAGCAGGATGAATAGACATAATGGAATGCACTAGAACATGATCAGAGGAGAGCATGACACAAAGTGTCCATCAGGGTGGACATCACTGAGTGTAAGTTCTGGGAGATGAGGtaaaaaatgcttttcatttAGATCGCCACTCTGTGGGTGAGCTGCTGGTCATATACCTCTGGCCAGGTGAGGCTCTTGGCATACATGCAGAAAGGGGCTGCCGGTCTTTAGGGACCCCAGCCCTATGACATCTACAAACTTTCTATCACTTTTTACATTCTTTTGGCTCTGCTTTGCTACCATCATCTCCAGAACCATGCATTTCCCATATATTAATTACCTTATATGCAGCAAAAGGCCACCTGTTACTGACTTGGACTTTAAAACAGGCTCCTTGTGGTCACAGGTTAGTGACCACAGAGTTTCTTTTCACAACGCTCAGGCTGATGTGATTTTCCCTCTTCAATGCCCCCTTTGCTTACCTATACATAAATCTTCAGAACACAGAAATCTCTCCCCCAAGAAGAAATCACATACACACTTGCACTAGATCTAGGCCCCCTAACTTGTGGGTTCCCAACATGGCGTCCCTTTCCAGAGCTTCTTTAACCGATTCCCCCCACCTGGATTGCTGTGCTTCTGTAATACTGCGTTTCATGGTGGAGCAGCAGATGAGACACTTCCCTTGATATTCTACCATTGTGTCCACTGTTAATCAGCTACTGGCAGAGCCTCACCTGAGCATTTGGTCCAGACAGCCTTCAAGGAAGAATGGAGCTTCCATGCGGAGGTCCCGGAGGTTCTGCAGCCAGAGGATCTGAGAGGTCAATTGCAGAAGATCCTGATGGTCCTGCTCCTCCACAGCAGACCCACGAATGCGGGAGAGAATGAGACACTGAACATTGCTCATCTGACCCAGGAGAGGAGCAAACTGGGCCAGGGTGGACAGCTTCTGGGTGAAACTCAGTTTCACCATCTGTACACAGTCCAGCTTCACCATCCTGAGAACTGTCTTCATATTTTCCTTGGACATTGAAATAATCTTCATCTTCTTACAGCACAGGTGTATGGAGGCTTTTCTCTGCTCCAACCACCTGAAGAGGTAGGTAAGGAATTTCTCCAGGGGCTTTTTCGTAAGACAAAGTTCTATGTACACTTCTAAGGGAGTCAAGGGGTGCCTTTTCCTGGACATGTCCTCAGCCACTGGAACCAGCAGTGAGCTGGAGGGCATGTGGCCCTTGCCTCCAGACCACATGTTCCAGAAGTCCTGGCCGGTATTCCTTAAGTCCAGCACCCGCAGCTTGCCCCTCCTGTGGGGAAACAGCAGATGGGTGGGGTGAGATTATTCAAAATCCACACTGAATGAACCCACAGCCTGGATGGAATGTTCAGGCAACATTCCATCTCCCCATGTGTGCTCTTACTTCACAGTCCTGCTCTCACCtgctgttctttcctttcttgctccctctcccccagttctttttctcttccatcctTCCTATTATATATTTGTAAGGGATTTCCCAAAGTGATCTCAGCAATTCTTCTAAAAAAGCCTCTGAGCTTTTTCAGAAGCCTCTGGTCACCACTTGGTCATCCACTCTGCCTGGCACCATGTGTCTCTTCCAGGAATCCaagaccctgccaggctccctggatCTGACTCACCTGGGGTGAACCTTCTGGGCAAGCAGGACATCAAGGCCTTCCAGCACTGCTTGTAAGGTTCCTTGGTGAGGCTTTTGCATCAGGCTTCCCAGAGGCAGGCGGGCAAAGGGCCAGGCTGGCACCATAGCCTTCAGGGTCTCCCTGTGTCGGCCAAAGACGGCAGCCATGAAGAGTGGTGGGTAGAGCTCTGTGGGCAGAAACTCCAAAGTAGAGATGGCTAAGGGCTCATCTCTCAGCAGGCCAATTGCTGCCAAGATCACAAGTCTGGGAGGGTTGTGAACACTCATCCTGACTCTTCTCTGAATTGAATCCTGGGAAACTGCAAAGAGACAAGACATCCTTCTCAGAACAATCATAACCATCAGGGTAGTCTCTCTCCCCACACTTCAGAGAAATCAAATCAGGGCCACAGTCATTGCTCTGGCAATGATGAATCAGAATGGAAGACTTCGGTGTGTCTGGATTCCAGTCTGGGTTTGTGTCCCTAAGGCCAGAGCTCTCCCCATCCTGCCACTAGAGCAAGAATCTAACAAgttgcaggaaggaagaaagccaACTGGAGGCTCATCTGTTTCCATCCACTGCTTTCCTTAATGCATGTCCCTCTTGCACATCTGTAccaggagactgaaaaagctgactctctttgtttttatggtggaaaaaaaaaaaaaaaaaaaaaaagaattattgctTAAAGCCCAAACTATGGGGACAGGAGTTCATGTAGAACACAGCTTCCATCCTCAGTTCCCAAAGTCAACttagctgggaaagattaaggagaTACTTGTAAAGGGAATGCCATTTGTGTATAGAGTAAAAACCTTAAATGTCAAGAAACAGCATGTCAAACAgatgtctttaaaaagaaaaactgctggTTAAGACTTTTAAATACTATAAACCAAAGCACAAATCAAAATGTTTAGAATGGAAGCAAAAGTATACCTTGAGGCAGAAAGATAGATTTAAATTTAacctaaagaagagaaaaagtaaactCTCCATGCCATGTCAAACTGCATTATATCATTCATTGCATGCTGGCCATTGGCAGAACATCCCTCACTGAGGTTAACTCACCAGGTCTGATGTGGTCGGGGTTGGGGTGCTGCTCAGACCTCAGACTTGGTGGAGAACACAAGGAGTGACTCCAGAGCGAGAAGTTTCTGTGTCTATTCTTTGGTGCTGGGGCATTTTATGGAACTTTTTTAACCACATCTTCTCTCCTTTCAACTGCTAACTTCCAATCAGTAGGCATTACCTGATTGGATTCCAGAGCATCCCTCAGGTTCATCCTGATTGGGTTACTGCCAGTCTCCAGATGAACTGATTGAGTCAGATCAtcattcatgaaagaaaaagaattgggggagggggaatCTAGGACTTATTCAGTGATTCACTATATAAAATTGATTGAGTTTTGTTAATATGGccactgaaataaaaagatgcttactccttagaagaaaagttatgaccaacctagacagcatattaaaaagtagagacattattttgcatgaaatgttcccttggtatttctaattttcttgaagagatctctagtctctcatgccctattattttcctctatttctttgcatttttcacttaaaatggatttcttatctctccttgctgttttctggaactctgcattcagatggatatatttttccttttctcctttgcctttcagttctctcttctctctctctcttttttttttttttccagctatttttaaggcctcctcagacaaccattttgccttttagcatttcttttcttggggatggttttgatcaccacctcctgtacaatgttacaaacctctgtccacagttcttcaagcactttatctatcagatctattcccttgaatgtatttgtcacttccactgtataatcatgagtcttccctgatagctcagttagtacaGAGTCtgtatgcaatgcaggagacccagttccattcctgggtccggaagatccactagagaagggatgggctatccactccagtgttcttgggcttcccttgtggctcagctggtaaagaaattaCTTGAAATGTGGAAGAtctgggcttgatctctgggttgggaagataccctggagaagtgaaaggctcccactccattattctggcctggacaattccattgactgtattgtccatgggtctcaaagaatcggacacaactgagtgactttcacgtttTTGATTTAGGTTagacctgaatggcctagtggttttccctacattcttcaatttgagtctgaattcggcaagaagttcatgatctggccacagtcaactcccagacttgtttttgctggctatatagagtttctccatttttgactacaaggaatataatcaacctgttttggtattgaccatctggtgatatccatgtgtagagtcttctcttgggttaatggaaagggtgtttgctatgacaggtGTGTTCTTTTCACAACACTCTGTTAGCCTctgcctgcttcattttgtactgcaaggtcaaacttgtctgttactcttgacttcctacattttcaTTCTagccccctatgatgaaaaggtcatctttttttgtttttagctctagaaggtcacataggtctttatagaaccgttcaacttcagttttcagcgttagtggttggggcatcaattcagttccgtcactcagtcgtgtctgactctttgtgaccccatggaccgcagccaggtttccctgtccatcaccaacccctggagctttctcaaacttatGTCAATCACTGGACATGTccatggttggggcatagacttggattattttaatgttgaatggtttgccttggaaaagagccgagatcattctgtcatttttgagactatacccaagtactgcatttcagactcttttgttgactatgaaggctattACATTTCTTCAAAGAGATTCTttcccatagtagtagatataatggtcatctgaattaaattcgcccattcctgtCATAGCTGAAGGGATGAGAAGGACTCCTCCAATTGTCAGATCACATAATGTTGGAAAAGGCTGTGATGTTAGTGGAAATGTGGAAATTTCAAAATTCAAGGTGCTGATGTTCCTCTGGGATCACAGTTACTATGAGATCAAAAAGAAGAATGTTTTAAAGTTGAAatgaattttctgaaaataactCAAGGCCTGATATGGAAGCTAAAAATCTGGTCAGACTCCAAACTGGTCATCCTTGAGTATGTGGGAAATCTGGGGGATACTTGTAGAACGCTTCCTGCCTGAGCAGTAATCAGCTGAGGGAgttgtttccaaggaaaataagaaacagaaacaggtgTAAGTGGCTACATCAAATTTTATTTAGGACAATGATAATACAGATAAGGATACCCTAGCATCTCAGGTCATCCAACTTCAACAGATACAGGTGATAGGGACTCACAATTCAGAAGCAGTGTGTTTCTTGGCTGGTAATTTCCTATGAGGAGGAATCAGGTCTGCAAAGGATCTTGGCTGAACCAAACAAGTAGATTTTTTGCTGAGGGCAGCCCAGATGAACTGGATACTAATAGTGGGCAGTGAGGAAGTTTGATCAGATTCTTGGGGAGACCAGAtatcaagatcagatcagatcagatcagtcgctcagtcgtgtccgactctttgcgaccccatgtattgcagcacgccaggtccttgtccatcaccaactcccggagttcactcagactcacgtccatcgagtcagtgatgccacccagccatctcatcctctgtcgtccccttctcctcttgcctccctcccaggatcagagtcttttccaatgagtcaactcttcgcatgaggtggccaaagtactggagtttcagctttagcatcagtctttccaaagaaatcccagggctgatctccttcagaatggactggttggatctccttgcagtccaagggactctcaagagtcttctccaacaccacagttcaaaagcatcaattcttcggccctcagccttcttcacagtccaactctcacatccatacatgaccacaggaaaaaccatagaactaacatccaaaaaagatgtccttttcattataggggactggaatgcaaaagtaggaagtcaagaaacacctggagtaacaggcaaatttggccttggaatacacaatgaagcagggcaaagactaatagagttttgtcaagaaaatgcactggtcataacaaacaccctcttccaacaacacaagagaagactctatatatggacatcaccagatggtcaacaccaaatcagattgattatattctttgcagccaaagatggagaagctctatacagtcagcaaaaacaagaccaggagctgactgtggctcagaccatgaactccttattgccaaattcagacttaaattgaagaaagtagggaaaaccactagaccattcaggtatgacctaaatcaaatcctttatgattatacagataTCAAGAGTGGGTTTTTTGCTGAACTGACTTAGAATTATTATTCAAACTGGATTTTACAAGGAAGCCGTCTGATAATTCGAGGAGAAGGATCATGAGCCTGAATAAATTTTGGTGAAACAATGCTTTCCCTGCCTCACTTGTGTAACCCAGTGAGCAGGTGCATCTAGCGGGGACTCGGTAGACATTCTCCCTCAGTTCCACTTGCCATCTTCTCCTACACTTTCCTTTGGAGACAATTATTTCACTTGCCATGTCAGTAAACAAAGGTTATTGCAGCCCAAAGGCCGTCATCCACTGCAGCCCCAAGACAGTGTGCCCTGAGGGCAGTTCAAGGAGGAGAAGAAGTCAGTGTCCTGAGGTGGCACCATGAACGTCACATGGATGACTTTAATAAGACCAGACTCCTGCCTCTTTccatacagagaaaaagaaaaagaaaaatttcctggtggtccagtgattaagaatccaccagtCAGTGCAAGGgatacaggttagatccctggtctgggaaactcccacaggctgcagagcaactaagcccaagcccCACAAGCACCGGACTGGGGCCTGGGAGCCGTGACTACTGAAGCACACACACCCTGGCaccatgctctgcaatgagagaagccaccaaaatgagaaaccaGTGCATTTCTACTAGAGAGTGGCCCTTGCtggccacaacaagagaaaggcTGTGcttagcaaggaagacccagaacagccaaaataagtaaattttaaaattagagaaatcaataaataaaatttaaaatgcatgaaACTTAGTGAGATGTATCATTTTTATCATGTGCAATAATTCtttgatattttctgatttttttaacaccaaatgATCTTATATACTgtaaggtaaggtaagtcacctcagtcatgtctgactctgtgcgacccatcaGGCTCtccttataactttttttttttttcctccttataacTTTTGAACAGTTCCTTAGAGCTATCTGAGAAGCCACCTTTCTGCCTATACTCTGTagtcaccaaataaaacatatttct encodes the following:
- the LOC138986930 gene encoding PRAME family member 8-like, with the translated sequence MSVHNPPRLVILAAIGLLRDEPLAISTLEFLPTELYPPLFMAAVFGRHRETLKAMVPAWPFARLPLGSLMQKPHQGTLQAVLEGLDVLLAQKVHPRRGKLRVLDLRNTGQDFWNMWSGGKGHMPSSSLLVPVAEDMSRKRHPLTPLEVYIELCLTKKPLEKFLTYLFRWLEQRKASIHLCCKKMKIISMSKENMKTVLRMVKLDCVQMVKLSFTQKLSTLAQFAPLLGQMSNVQCLILSRIRGSAVEEQDHQDLLQLTSQILWLQNLRDLRMEAPFFLEGCLDQMLRCLKTPLDNISITNCLLTESDLTHLSWCPKICQLKGLNLSGVTLTDFNPKLLQVLLEKVAGTLEELDLNLCGITDVHLMGFLPALSCCSQLRVLTMCGNLISMAVLESVLRHTDRLPDLNLELYPAPRESYSSLGVLHRERFAQIKAKLREVQTAGARFMEYWPEFLERVVWSQHSRGLTLRNGTSGGAELKDTAGLGSLKGYTDLCLKKRTLDNFLSYLPSITKVLNMVQLDCIQEVQVTWIWHLSILATFAPLLGQRSNVQRPRLSPIHSLPMPEDPAQHEWKGKMIPGLLSPQMPEDPLGPPGSN